Sequence from the Mycobacteriales bacterium genome:
GAAGGACACGGTCACCCGGTGCGACCGGACGTCGCCCGCGGTCCGGCCTGCGAGCGCCATGGCGGCCTCGGCGGCCGATCGGATCTCCCGTGCGGTGCGGGCGGGAGGGTGGCAGATCGCGGCGTAGCGGGAGACGCATTTCTTGACCGCGACGCGCTGCGCGTCGGGGGCGTACTTCGCAGCGTCGTCGCAGGTGCGGTCGTCACCGGTGACGAGCAGCACAGGTACGCCGTACTCGGCGGCGAGCGCGGCGTTGAGCCATCCCTCGCTGGCGGCGTCACCGTCGAGAGACACGTTGGTGATCGAGTTGCCGAGGTAGGTGTGGGACAGCACCCCGTCGACACCGGCTCCGGCGTGATAGCCGAGGAAGACCACGCCGTCGACGTCGCCGTCGATGCCCTCCATCATCGAGAGAGCCTTGTGCCGCCCGGTGAGCAGGTCCGCGTGCTCGTCGAGATCCTCGATCAGCAGATTGCGCTGGTTGTCGTGCGCTTCGTTGACGAGGATCTCGTCCGCGCCCCCCGCGACCAGCCCGGCCACCGCCGCGTTGACGTCACCGGTGAACAGTCGTCGGAAGCGCTGCCACTGCTCGGTGCCCGGCTCGACGTCGGCCGGCCAGGTGACGCCGGTGACACCCTCCATGTCGGCCGAGATCAATATGCGCATGTCGGGACCCTATCCACCTCACCGACCGGAAGGCCATCATCGGTCCGGCCCTGGGTCGTTGTGGACAGCGCGAGCGGGGTTCGGGGCGGCGTCCCTAGAATCGAACGCATGTTCGATAGCAGTCCGGTGGGACCTGAGTGGGCGTCGCGGCTGGCGCGGACCGACCTGGACCGGCTCGGCGATGACGATCTGGTCGAGGTGATCGACGGTTGGGACCGGCTGGCGTCGTGGGCGCAGGCGCGGCAGGCCGGCGCGATCGCGGTGTTCGCCGCCCGCCGCCCGCCGGTCGGCTCCGATGATCACGGGGTGTCGGTGAGCGAGTTCGCCGCGGATGAG
This genomic interval carries:
- a CDS encoding M55 family metallopeptidase, yielding MRILISADMEGVTGVTWPADVEPGTEQWQRFRRLFTGDVNAAVAGLVAGGADEILVNEAHDNQRNLLIEDLDEHADLLTGRHKALSMMEGIDGDVDGVVFLGYHAGAGVDGVLSHTYLGNSITNVSLDGDAASEGWLNAALAAEYGVPVLLVTGDDRTCDDAAKYAPDAQRVAVKKCVSRYAAICHPPARTAREIRSAAEAAMALAGRTAGDVRSHRVTVSFDATQLALACLAVPTVERIGDREIGYDAASMRDAMTCFKTVTYAASHAVENVYG